A single Bacillus sp. OxB-1 DNA region contains:
- a CDS encoding acyl-CoA dehydrogenase family protein has product METFIKTEKQEKLLHKINELKPRFKEREPQLDALGSFPYEDFQELKKIDYHRLTLPKEYGGQGLGLYEYILAQEAISEGSGSTGLSIGWHNGIILQFVENRHWDEDAADWLLKEVRKGALINTAASENNAGSPLRGALPTTTVKAAGDELIVNGEKTYTSVSPVLDYFLVTATNENDEVDLIIIPRHAPGVSIKETWDMLAMRGTASHNLVLDNVRVPVSNILQRNSLKKPENKGWLLHIPACYIGIATAARSHALEFATSYIPTSLGKPIAEAPNIKQLIGEMEMELATARHLLYGTIERYERAKDRSRFDEALSVTKVAVTNTAIQVVDKAMRIVGSRAMAESNPMHRYYMNVRAGLYNPPMEDMEKAKLAQQAIQTFLNK; this is encoded by the coding sequence ATGGAAACATTCATCAAAACGGAGAAGCAGGAAAAACTCTTACATAAGATCAACGAACTGAAACCCCGATTCAAAGAAAGGGAACCGCAATTGGATGCGCTTGGTTCTTTCCCCTATGAGGACTTCCAAGAATTAAAGAAAATCGATTATCATCGGCTGACCTTGCCAAAAGAGTACGGAGGCCAAGGGTTAGGCTTGTATGAATACATTTTAGCCCAGGAAGCGATTTCAGAAGGCAGCGGATCAACTGGTCTGTCGATCGGCTGGCATAATGGGATCATTCTACAATTCGTTGAAAATCGGCATTGGGATGAAGATGCCGCGGATTGGCTCTTGAAAGAGGTTCGTAAAGGGGCGCTCATCAATACGGCAGCTTCCGAAAACAATGCAGGGAGCCCATTGCGCGGTGCATTGCCGACCACGACGGTTAAAGCAGCCGGGGATGAATTGATCGTCAATGGGGAGAAGACTTACACTTCGGTCTCCCCCGTCCTCGATTATTTCCTTGTGACGGCGACCAACGAAAACGACGAGGTAGATCTTATCATCATTCCTCGCCATGCTCCTGGCGTGTCGATCAAAGAGACATGGGATATGTTGGCAATGCGCGGCACGGCCAGCCATAACCTGGTGCTGGACAATGTGAGGGTACCGGTGTCCAACATCCTGCAGCGCAACTCATTGAAGAAGCCGGAAAACAAAGGATGGCTGCTCCATATCCCCGCATGTTATATCGGGATAGCAACAGCCGCCAGATCGCATGCTTTGGAATTTGCCACATCCTATATCCCGACATCCTTGGGCAAGCCGATTGCCGAAGCGCCGAATATCAAACAGTTGATAGGTGAAATGGAGATGGAGTTAGCAACAGCGCGCCATCTTCTTTACGGAACGATCGAGCGCTATGAACGGGCGAAGGACCGTTCTCGTTTCGACGAGGCGCTCAGTGTGACGAAAGTGGCCGTCACCAATACGGCGATCCAGGTCGTGGACAAAGCGATGCGCATCGTCGGATCCCGTGCCATGGCCGAATCCAACCCGATGCACCGGTATTACATGAACGTTCGAGCAGGCTTGTATAATCCACCGATGGAGGACATGGAAAAGGCGAAACTGGCGCAACAGGCAATCCAGACTTTTTTAAATAAATGA
- the metA gene encoding homoserine O-acetyltransferase MetA produces the protein MPINIPKNLPAGELLKEEKIFVMDEDRAVSQDIRPLNIVILNLMPEKEKTEVQLLRLLGNTPLQVNITFMTMATHESKNTSKFHLDAFYQTFDEVKNRRFDGMIITGAPIEHLEFEDVNYWEELKTIMDWSKNNVTSVLHICWGAQAALYHHYGIDKRKLPHKCSGVYNHTLTDPTINLARGFNDEFKAPHSRYTEVALEDIEKDPRLILLAKSDDAGAFIIISKDEKHIMITGHLEYDANTLAEEYERDLQKGIDIAMPENYFPNDDVNASPVNSWRSHTHLLFSNWLNYYVYQQTPYEWN, from the coding sequence ATGCCGATTAATATTCCGAAAAACTTGCCGGCAGGGGAATTACTGAAAGAAGAAAAAATCTTTGTCATGGACGAAGATCGGGCCGTATCACAAGATATCCGTCCATTGAATATTGTAATCCTGAACTTGATGCCAGAGAAGGAGAAGACCGAAGTACAGCTCCTTCGGCTGTTGGGGAATACGCCATTACAGGTGAATATTACGTTCATGACGATGGCTACCCACGAATCGAAGAATACGAGTAAATTTCATTTGGACGCGTTCTATCAAACTTTCGATGAAGTGAAAAACCGTCGCTTTGACGGGATGATTATCACAGGCGCTCCTATCGAGCATTTGGAATTCGAAGATGTGAATTATTGGGAAGAATTGAAAACGATCATGGACTGGTCGAAGAACAACGTCACTTCCGTGCTTCATATCTGTTGGGGAGCTCAGGCAGCGCTGTACCATCATTACGGCATCGATAAGCGCAAGCTTCCTCACAAGTGCTCCGGGGTCTACAATCATACGTTGACTGATCCTACGATCAATCTGGCACGCGGATTCAATGATGAATTCAAAGCGCCGCATTCCCGTTACACCGAAGTGGCATTGGAAGATATTGAAAAAGACCCACGTCTGATTTTATTGGCCAAATCGGATGATGCCGGAGCCTTTATTATCATCTCCAAAGATGAAAAACATATTATGATCACCGGCCATCTGGAATACGACGCCAATACCTTGGCTGAAGAGTACGAGCGCGATCTGCAAAAAGGCATCGACATTGCGATGCCTGAAAACTATTTCCCGAATGACGATGTGAATGCCAGCCCGGTCAACTCCTGGCGTTCCCATACACATCTGTTGTTCTCCAATTGGCTGAACTATTATGTCTATCAACAAACCCCGTACGAATGGAATTAA
- a CDS encoding AbrB/MazE/SpoVT family DNA-binding domain-containing protein — MRSLGIVRKVDQLGRIVIPKELRNTLQLGTGTPMEIFVDEDMILLRKYTISEACAVTGEVTPENKMYSNGMYLSPKGAQILLDEIAQNR; from the coding sequence ATGCGAAGTTTAGGTATCGTGAGAAAAGTAGACCAGTTGGGCCGTATCGTCATTCCAAAAGAATTGCGAAATACGTTGCAACTAGGTACAGGGACCCCTATGGAGATCTTTGTGGATGAGGATATGATCCTATTACGCAAATACACGATCAGCGAAGCCTGTGCTGTAACAGGAGAAGTGACGCCGGAAAACAAGATGTACTCCAACGGCATGTACTTGAGTCCGAAAGGCGCGCAGATTCTACTTGATGAAATTGCACAGAATCGATAA